A genomic stretch from Vibrio neptunius includes:
- a CDS encoding chain-length determining protein — translation MNELKLRFIIILNAAWRQRYVIVLPMLLMPFAGYFVGKMAPEKYVSHTSMLIQETAKMNPFLEDIAVSTMLKERLAALSTLLKSRHILKSVAKERGMINDSMSPFQVDQVIAELAASLTVTQPGKDFLKIQLSSKQPLGMKELLESVSEHFIEQMLAPERSSIKDSSEFLTMHIDKRREELDLAETALADFKNRNASATPEMQGQSLARLASLKQNLAEKEAELSGVERSLGSLDQQLSKTNPVVGKIEDQIIEIRSELTLLRAKYTDSHSAVLGKQRELRRLENERSELLKVEQPNISSEQLWDIASSNTLSDIGDIQPLLVTQLHSLQLVRGRFESLSEETKSLRKMIEELEQQANYFGDKAKDMFQLQRDVQIKRQLYDELVQRYEMAQLTGSLGIFEQNKRVKIIDLPYTPSSPANLPIIIFIIAGFVAGIGLGCGIATIIELFDTSVRSASELQSLTGKQVITAIPKIKPFQS, via the coding sequence ATGAATGAACTGAAACTGCGCTTTATCATTATACTTAATGCCGCTTGGAGACAAAGGTACGTGATTGTTTTACCGATGTTGCTCATGCCTTTTGCTGGGTATTTCGTCGGTAAAATGGCGCCAGAGAAATACGTATCTCACACCAGTATGCTGATTCAGGAAACGGCAAAAATGAATCCTTTTCTGGAGGATATCGCGGTTTCCACCATGCTAAAAGAGCGTTTAGCCGCCCTGAGTACCTTACTCAAAAGTAGGCACATTTTAAAATCCGTCGCCAAAGAGCGCGGGATGATTAACGACTCAATGTCCCCTTTTCAAGTCGATCAAGTCATCGCCGAACTTGCAGCGAGTTTAACGGTAACCCAGCCAGGCAAAGACTTTCTTAAAATTCAACTATCGTCTAAACAACCTCTAGGTATGAAAGAGCTATTAGAATCGGTCAGCGAACACTTTATAGAGCAAATGTTGGCTCCAGAACGCTCATCTATCAAAGATTCAAGCGAGTTTCTTACCATGCATATTGATAAGCGAAGGGAGGAGCTCGATTTAGCAGAAACAGCACTTGCTGATTTTAAGAACAGAAATGCTTCCGCAACACCTGAAATGCAGGGCCAAAGTCTGGCAAGACTAGCCAGCCTCAAGCAAAACCTAGCCGAGAAAGAGGCAGAACTTTCTGGCGTCGAGCGTAGTCTGGGCTCGCTCGATCAACAACTCTCTAAAACCAACCCTGTGGTTGGCAAAATTGAAGACCAAATCATTGAGATTCGCAGTGAACTGACTTTGCTAAGGGCAAAATACACGGATAGCCACAGCGCTGTACTCGGTAAACAGAGGGAGCTTCGCCGACTCGAGAACGAACGTTCAGAACTGCTCAAAGTTGAGCAACCAAACATCAGTAGCGAACAACTATGGGATATTGCAAGTAGCAATACTTTGTCTGACATTGGTGATATTCAGCCTTTACTCGTTACCCAGCTACATAGTCTTCAGTTAGTGCGAGGTAGATTTGAATCCTTGAGTGAAGAAACCAAAAGCTTACGCAAAATGATTGAAGAGCTTGAGCAGCAAGCCAATTACTTCGGCGATAAAGCAAAAGATATGTTCCAGTTGCAAAGAGATGTTCAAATCAAGAGACAACTCTATGATGAGCTGGTTCAAAGGTATGAAATGGCTCAGCTTACTGGCTCACTGGGCATCTTTGAGCAAAACAAGCGAGTCAAGATCATTGATTTACCTTATACACCAAGCTCACCTGCCAACCTTCCCATCATCATATTTATCATCGCTGGGTTCGTCGCTGGTATTGGCCTTGGCTGCGGTATCGCGACAATTATTGAGCTTTTTGACACCTCCGTTCGAAGCGCGAGTGAGTTGCAGTCGCTAACAGGCAAGCAAGTGATCACAGCAATTCCCAAAATAAAACCATTTCAATCATAA
- a CDS encoding NPP1 family protein codes for MKKTITIALFIAATSLNAAELPRLDEALPSLMDISSQVPIFDWDGDGCYPAAGISRYGEMNPGLKPSGALNGNCRDAGFLDISNTLHRYACMKGNDGQEYCAHAYDTYYEKDQAIPGIGLGGHRHDWESVIVWTMDGAVAYGSVSCHGDMDTRPREQLPMEAQHLKVVYHKDGILTHCIRFAKDNEIAENHYGRFVTPTITSWYELAGDGLSNEAMRNKLNSFDYGKASIKVKDSSFLTHINQWRPAGFPPFTQQSVEASNPY; via the coding sequence ATGAAAAAAACCATAACAATCGCTTTATTCATTGCTGCTACTTCTCTTAATGCAGCGGAGTTACCGCGATTAGATGAAGCACTGCCCAGTTTAATGGATATATCGAGTCAGGTTCCTATTTTTGATTGGGATGGAGATGGCTGCTATCCCGCAGCGGGTATCAGTCGTTATGGAGAAATGAACCCAGGGCTGAAACCATCTGGTGCACTCAATGGAAATTGCAGAGATGCCGGTTTTCTCGATATCTCAAATACTCTTCACCGTTACGCGTGCATGAAAGGAAATGATGGGCAGGAGTATTGCGCTCATGCCTATGATACCTATTATGAAAAAGATCAGGCAATTCCGGGGATTGGGTTAGGTGGCCATCGCCATGATTGGGAGTCGGTGATCGTCTGGACAATGGATGGCGCTGTAGCGTATGGCTCAGTGAGTTGTCATGGCGATATGGACACTCGGCCAAGAGAGCAATTACCAATGGAGGCCCAGCATCTTAAAGTGGTTTACCACAAAGATGGTATTCTGACGCACTGTATTCGTTTCGCTAAAGACAACGAGATTGCAGAAAATCATTATGGACGGTTTGTTACCCCAACAATTACTTCTTGGTACGAACTTGCCGGCGATGGTCTTTCTAATGAAGCCATGCGCAATAAACTTAATAGTTTTGACTATGGAAAAGCGTCAATCAAAGTGAAAGACAGCTCATTTTTGACTCACATTAATCAATGGCGACCCGCTGGATTCCCACCATTTACCCAGCAGAGTGTCGAAGCGTCCAATCCTTATTAA
- a CDS encoding glycosyltransferase, which translates to MISQPKTTIHVVQHLAPGGLETLAINMLKFAQSDEDVFLISLEGNRRETLANWPSLKQVEDKLIFLTKRPGFDFEAISKLRKLFKQMKPRVVHTHHIGPLIYGATAAKLAGVQHIVHTEHDAWHLNNPKHLILQRLALKLSRPNLVADAGLVKEQLDEKLNYANITLIKNGIDCERFKPGSQAQARCELGLPAHGKIIGSAGRLEKVKGHDILLKALPLINSNVTLAIAGIGSQKDALTRLAEDLSISHQVQFLDLVDDMPTFYRALDVFCMPSRCEGFPLAPLEAQACGVPTVATNVGGTNETLCPITSQLARAENSSELALKLSQMLLESPQSSPRQFVVNNNDIRKMVDAYRAITQEEYA; encoded by the coding sequence ATGATCAGTCAACCGAAAACAACCATTCATGTTGTTCAGCATTTGGCACCAGGCGGATTAGAAACATTGGCTATCAACATGCTCAAGTTCGCTCAATCAGACGAAGACGTTTTCCTGATAAGTCTCGAAGGAAATCGCAGAGAAACATTGGCAAACTGGCCCAGCTTAAAGCAAGTTGAAGATAAACTTATCTTTCTAACTAAGAGGCCTGGTTTTGATTTCGAGGCGATATCTAAACTGCGTAAACTTTTCAAACAGATGAAACCGAGAGTCGTTCACACTCACCACATTGGACCTCTAATTTATGGAGCGACTGCAGCTAAACTTGCAGGTGTTCAGCACATAGTCCACACAGAACACGACGCTTGGCATCTTAACAACCCAAAACATCTTATTTTGCAGAGACTTGCCTTAAAACTATCCCGACCCAATCTGGTAGCAGATGCAGGGCTAGTTAAAGAGCAATTAGATGAGAAGCTTAACTATGCCAATATCACTTTAATAAAAAACGGCATAGACTGTGAAAGATTCAAGCCGGGATCTCAGGCACAGGCACGCTGTGAGCTTGGACTACCTGCGCATGGAAAAATCATAGGTTCCGCTGGGCGCCTCGAAAAAGTAAAAGGCCATGATATTCTTCTCAAGGCACTCCCTCTCATTAATAGCAATGTGACTCTCGCTATTGCTGGCATAGGAAGCCAAAAAGACGCATTAACACGACTGGCTGAAGACTTATCTATATCTCATCAAGTGCAATTTCTCGATTTGGTGGACGACATGCCAACCTTTTATCGGGCTCTCGATGTGTTTTGTATGCCATCAAGATGTGAGGGTTTCCCCCTCGCACCACTGGAAGCACAAGCGTGTGGCGTTCCTACCGTCGCGACAAACGTTGGTGGTACCAATGAAACGTTATGCCCTATAACAAGTCAGCTTGCCCGAGCAGAAAATAGTAGTGAGCTTGCTTTGAAGCTATCCCAAATGCTGCTTGAGTCCCCTCAATCCTCACCACGCCAGTTTGTTGTCAACAATAATGACATTCGGAAAATGGTGGATGCCTATAGAGCAATAACACAGGAGGAATACGCATGA
- a CDS encoding sugar transferase produces MSNVSSLYSIWLAKRIFDFLCAVIGLLMLSPILPAIALAIKIDSKGPIFYKQLRVGKSTPEQMMFFEIIKFRTMYVDAETRTGAVWATQNDPRITPVGRFLRKTRLDEIPQLFNVIRGDMSLIGPRPERPSFYNKLETAIPYFADRTYGVMPGITGLAQVNQGYDTCIDDVRRKVGFDHSYALSLRSLKSWILMDISIITKTLIVMVDGRGR; encoded by the coding sequence ATGAGCAACGTATCTTCTTTATATTCAATCTGGTTAGCAAAACGTATCTTCGATTTTCTATGCGCTGTAATCGGGCTTTTGATGCTGTCACCTATCTTGCCCGCAATTGCCTTAGCCATAAAAATCGACTCCAAAGGACCCATTTTCTATAAGCAGCTGCGTGTGGGTAAATCAACACCAGAACAAATGATGTTCTTTGAAATCATTAAGTTTCGTACCATGTATGTCGATGCAGAAACGCGTACAGGTGCAGTCTGGGCGACACAGAACGATCCAAGAATTACTCCAGTCGGTCGTTTCCTGAGAAAGACACGCCTAGATGAGATCCCGCAGTTGTTTAATGTCATCCGCGGCGATATGTCATTAATTGGCCCACGCCCTGAACGCCCTAGCTTTTATAACAAGCTAGAAACGGCCATCCCTTACTTTGCTGACCGTACCTATGGAGTAATGCCAGGCATTACTGGGTTGGCGCAAGTTAATCAAGGTTATGACACCTGTATCGATGACGTTCGCAGAAAAGTCGGTTTTGACCATAGTTATGCCTTATCACTGCGTTCGCTAAAATCTTGGATTCTGATGGATATCAGCATCATTACCAAAACACTCATCGTCATGGTTGACGGACGGGGACGATAA
- a CDS encoding DUF2127 domain-containing protein: MQIQVKPGLKLIAILEALKGLLSLVVALGLHLLAGKDLQQWAESLVLHAHLNPAHHLPGVFIEAMGRFPQGNVQWFMLGALAYTTIRWVEAYGLWKGLRWTEWLALIGCVIYVPFEVYGLIYHPGIVGVAVLIVNLLIIAYIARTLQAKPEFAIES, encoded by the coding sequence ATGCAAATACAAGTGAAGCCTGGGTTAAAACTGATTGCGATTCTCGAAGCGCTGAAAGGGCTATTGTCTTTAGTGGTTGCATTGGGGTTACATCTTTTAGCCGGGAAAGATTTGCAGCAGTGGGCTGAATCTCTGGTATTGCATGCTCATTTAAACCCTGCCCATCATTTACCGGGTGTGTTTATAGAAGCGATGGGGCGGTTTCCGCAAGGCAATGTTCAATGGTTTATGCTGGGTGCATTGGCATACACGACTATTCGATGGGTTGAGGCTTATGGCTTATGGAAAGGGCTTCGTTGGACGGAATGGTTAGCATTGATCGGTTGCGTCATCTACGTGCCATTTGAAGTCTATGGTCTGATTTATCACCCGGGGATAGTTGGAGTGGCAGTACTGATCGTTAATCTCTTGATCATTGCCTATATTGCAAGAACGTTACAAGCCAAGCCTGAATTTGCAATCGAAAGTTAG
- a CDS encoding glycosyltransferase family 2 protein, producing MIDLTIGIFFTICAGLIVYHHVGYPLVLAWYSKRHPVEEVKQIERGYKSARSDRQCADITILVPAYNEEQWIADKIRNLACLDYPKEHYNVIIACDGCTDNTAQVAQDTIQEAFCCDTHFEIRVFEQNRGKVALVNEQMLTISSDITALSDVSALISVDALLVANQHFKDKTVGAVNGHYQLLSNGSEGESKYWQYQSRMKLHEASLGSTLGAHGAFYLFRTHLFEPLKQNVINDDFIIPMEIIRKGYRVDYDKDMIALELEATNTDNDFKRRLRISAGNMQQALHLAELFLPRYKGVAFAFFSGKGLRLITPYLMIVCLVLSAVLIHHPIFFIGTIAQLAVYSIAIMGHVFPHIFSHKYCQLIAYIVAGHFANLIGGLRYLFGFEATRWTRIQ from the coding sequence ATGATTGATCTGACTATTGGAATTTTCTTCACAATATGTGCAGGGCTCATTGTCTATCACCATGTCGGCTACCCGCTTGTGCTTGCTTGGTACTCTAAACGTCACCCTGTGGAAGAAGTAAAACAAATTGAACGAGGCTACAAGAGCGCTCGTTCAGATAGACAATGTGCTGACATTACTATTCTTGTTCCTGCATATAACGAGGAACAGTGGATCGCAGACAAAATCCGCAACTTAGCTTGTCTGGATTACCCAAAAGAGCACTACAACGTCATTATCGCTTGCGATGGGTGCACAGATAATACTGCTCAAGTGGCTCAGGACACGATTCAAGAAGCCTTTTGCTGTGATACACATTTCGAAATTCGAGTCTTCGAACAGAACCGCGGCAAGGTCGCACTAGTGAATGAACAGATGTTAACAATATCAAGTGACATTACTGCATTGAGCGATGTGTCAGCTCTGATTTCTGTCGATGCCCTGCTGGTCGCCAACCAGCACTTCAAAGATAAAACTGTTGGTGCTGTAAACGGACATTACCAGTTACTCTCTAATGGCAGTGAAGGTGAAAGCAAATACTGGCAATACCAAAGCAGAATGAAACTGCATGAGGCGAGTTTAGGTAGCACACTTGGCGCTCATGGTGCTTTCTATTTGTTCAGAACTCACTTGTTTGAACCGCTCAAGCAAAACGTTATCAACGACGATTTCATTATTCCGATGGAGATTATTCGTAAAGGATACCGAGTCGATTACGACAAGGACATGATTGCATTAGAGCTTGAAGCAACCAATACCGACAACGATTTTAAACGTCGACTCAGAATTTCTGCTGGCAACATGCAACAAGCACTGCATTTGGCGGAATTGTTTTTGCCACGATACAAAGGCGTCGCTTTTGCCTTCTTTTCAGGCAAAGGTTTAAGGCTGATAACACCGTACCTCATGATTGTGTGTCTGGTGCTTTCTGCCGTACTTATTCACCACCCAATATTTTTCATCGGAACCATTGCACAACTCGCTGTTTACTCAATTGCGATTATGGGGCATGTGTTCCCACACATATTTAGCCATAAATACTGTCAGTTAATCGCATACATAGTAGCAGGACACTTTGCCAACCTAATTGGTGGCTTACGCTATTTGTTCGGTTTCGAAGCCACTCGTTGGACAAGAATTCAATGA